Proteins encoded in a region of the Streptomyces sp. NBC_00513 genome:
- a CDS encoding DUF2330 domain-containing protein, whose protein sequence is MWNATKRRRVLAVLLALLATQLGSLVDPAYACGCGAMVPDGFSRIGVARETSVVRWDGHTEQIVMRFTVGGDAKRAAWIMPVPSRAGVELGDPDLIPELGRLTRPEHKTRTYFWPRDRDWPFSSGRLDGAGAARPGAGAPSVGVVGRERLGDFDVARLTATDPDALGDWLESNDFTLPDRLASELKPYVDRKWEYVAVRLAPREQGATLGGELDPLRISFASDRLVYPMRLSRLAKSAQALGLYVLADHRMEPASPIGGAAPEVTFAGTVTPEGSLAEFTGGAAPVFLTAIDQRFPDPSRIDGDHELRATAKDTPFRQVVYRDELLTAGGVPVWLPTVAGALLVLASTAVTLLSVRRSRRRRHPSAATAPPTG, encoded by the coding sequence GTGTGGAACGCAACGAAGAGACGAAGAGTACTGGCCGTCCTGCTCGCCCTGCTCGCGACGCAACTCGGCAGCCTTGTCGACCCCGCCTACGCCTGCGGCTGCGGGGCGATGGTCCCCGACGGCTTCTCCCGGATCGGGGTGGCCCGCGAGACCTCGGTCGTGCGGTGGGACGGCCACACGGAACAGATCGTGATGCGGTTCACGGTCGGCGGTGACGCCAAACGCGCCGCATGGATCATGCCCGTGCCCTCGCGGGCCGGCGTCGAACTCGGCGACCCGGACCTGATCCCCGAACTCGGTCGGCTGACCCGCCCCGAGCACAAGACCCGCACCTACTTCTGGCCCCGCGACCGCGACTGGCCCTTCTCCTCCGGCCGCCTCGACGGAGCCGGCGCCGCACGGCCCGGCGCCGGCGCCCCGTCCGTCGGTGTCGTCGGCCGCGAACGGCTCGGCGACTTCGACGTCGCCCGACTGACCGCCACCGACCCGGACGCCCTGGGCGACTGGCTGGAGAGCAACGACTTCACACTGCCCGACCGGCTCGCCTCGGAGCTGAAGCCGTACGTCGACCGGAAGTGGGAGTACGTCGCCGTCCGCCTCGCCCCCCGCGAACAGGGCGCGACGCTGGGCGGCGAACTCGACCCGCTGCGCATCAGCTTCGCCAGTGACCGACTCGTCTACCCGATGCGACTGTCCCGACTCGCCAAGTCCGCCCAGGCGCTGGGCCTGTACGTACTCGCCGACCACCGGATGGAACCCGCGTCCCCGATCGGCGGGGCCGCCCCGGAGGTGACCTTCGCCGGGACGGTCACCCCGGAGGGTTCCCTGGCCGAGTTCACCGGCGGCGCCGCGCCGGTGTTCCTGACCGCGATCGACCAACGGTTCCCCGACCCCAGCCGCATCGACGGGGACCACGAACTGCGCGCCACCGCGAAGGACACCCCGTTCCGGCAGGTCGTGTACCGGGACGAACTCCTCACGGCGGGCGGCGTGCCCGTCTGGCTGCCGACGGTGGCGGGAGCCCTGCTGGTCCTCGCGAGTACGGCGGTGACCCTGCTGTCCGTACGCCGTTCCCGACGCCGCCGCCACCCGTCGGCCGCGACGGCGCCGCCGACGGGCTGA
- a CDS encoding GPP34 family phosphoprotein: protein MTITLAEEIMLLSLDDESGAAKQREAAGWAVAGGILLELVMAGRVSVTGRHLELTDATPTGQPLLDTRLHLLETWMRGKSRRRVTDWLTKDHTKAVGAALESLRDRGVVLETHHKVLGVFPTRRHPEADGSVERELRDRLDAVVLGGADPDERTAGLIALIHSAKLGRLVFPDAPRKETAARLGEIADGQWAAEHVRKAIRDMQAAMAAATVATVVAVT, encoded by the coding sequence ATGACGATCACACTGGCCGAGGAGATCATGCTGCTCTCCCTGGACGACGAGTCCGGGGCGGCGAAGCAGCGAGAGGCCGCGGGGTGGGCGGTCGCGGGCGGAATCCTGCTCGAACTGGTCATGGCGGGGCGAGTGTCGGTGACGGGCAGGCACCTGGAGCTGACCGACGCGACCCCCACCGGACAGCCGCTGCTCGACACCCGCCTCCACCTGCTCGAAACGTGGATGCGCGGCAAGAGCAGGCGTCGGGTGACGGACTGGCTGACCAAGGACCACACGAAGGCGGTCGGAGCCGCCCTGGAGAGCCTGCGCGATCGGGGAGTGGTCCTGGAGACTCACCACAAGGTGCTGGGCGTGTTCCCGACCCGTCGCCATCCCGAGGCCGACGGTTCGGTGGAGCGGGAGCTGCGGGACCGGCTCGACGCGGTCGTCCTGGGCGGTGCGGACCCGGACGAGCGGACGGCGGGTCTGATCGCGCTGATCCACTCCGCGAAGCTGGGGCGGCTGGTCTTCCCCGACGCTCCGCGCAAGGAGACCGCCGCGCGCCTGGGGGAGATAGCCGACGGGCAGTGGGCCGCCGAACACGTCCGCAAGGCCATCCGCGACATGCAGGCGGCGATGGCCGCGGCGACGGTCGCCACGGTCGTGGCGGTCACCTGA
- a CDS encoding alpha/beta hydrolase, which translates to MTQSPPAASAPVAFDPADTTWPPPSYRAPEPPVTDEHGIRHHDGITYATTPGYRPRLLDVRVPAGEGPFPVVVWIHGGGWLDGDRRYPPPTVPAALLHGAVLGAGLALVSIDYRHSLEAPFPAQLHDVKAAIRYVRAYAGVLGLDADRIAVWGESAGGHLAALAGLVGPDSADGAALEGAHGVGSGDTTVRAVVDWYGVSDLISLSEHPMPPMPPGVEFPDPYEALLGAGVAERPELAKAAGPVTYAAVASNPPPFLLVHGRLDRLVPYSQSELLAAALESAGGEVVLRPVEGADHIFLGSPDVPRIVAESVAFLSHHLRAGS; encoded by the coding sequence ATGACGCAATCTCCTCCCGCCGCATCCGCGCCAGTCGCCTTCGATCCGGCCGACACGACCTGGCCTCCTCCTTCCTACCGGGCCCCCGAGCCCCCGGTGACGGACGAGCACGGGATACGCCACCACGACGGGATCACGTACGCCACCACGCCCGGCTACCGGCCCCGGCTGCTGGACGTTCGGGTGCCGGCGGGCGAGGGACCCTTCCCGGTGGTGGTCTGGATCCACGGCGGCGGATGGCTGGACGGCGACCGGCGCTACCCGCCGCCGACCGTGCCGGCCGCGCTGCTGCACGGTGCGGTCCTGGGGGCCGGACTCGCCCTCGTCTCCATCGACTACCGGCACAGCCTCGAAGCCCCCTTCCCCGCACAGTTGCACGATGTGAAGGCCGCCATCCGCTACGTCCGCGCGTACGCCGGGGTCCTCGGCCTCGACGCCGACCGGATCGCCGTCTGGGGGGAGTCGGCGGGTGGGCACCTGGCCGCGCTCGCGGGCCTGGTCGGCCCCGACAGCGCGGACGGAGCGGCACTGGAGGGCGCGCACGGCGTGGGCTCCGGGGACACCACCGTGCGGGCGGTGGTCGACTGGTACGGGGTCTCCGACCTGATCTCCCTCTCCGAGCACCCGATGCCGCCGATGCCGCCCGGTGTCGAGTTCCCCGACCCGTACGAGGCCCTTCTGGGTGCGGGCGTGGCCGAGCGCCCGGAACTGGCGAAGGCCGCCGGCCCGGTGACGTACGCGGCGGTGGCCTCGAACCCGCCGCCGTTCCTGCTCGTCCACGGCCGGCTTGACAGGCTGGTCCCGTACAGCCAGAGCGAGTTGCTCGCCGCCGCGCTGGAGAGCGCGGGCGGCGAGGTCGTCCTGCGGCCGGTGGAGGGCGCCGACCACATCTTCCTCGGCTCCCCCGACGTCCCGCGCATCGTCGCGGAGAGCGTCGCGTTCCTGTCCCACCACCTCCGCGCCGGGAGCTGA
- a CDS encoding RimK family alpha-L-glutamate ligase, producing the protein MLATDGFGCAEDAELPVLVAALRERGVDAVAVDWAEEGYDWAAPDVVVIRSTWDYSERLPEFLTWVDGVDAVTALHSPAELVRWNSDKVYLAELAARGIPTVPTRFIAPGDPVTLPPGGEIVVKPSVSAGSRDTARYTPAQREAASAHVRMLHGTGATAMVQPYMERIVDGERALVFLGGEFSHAVRKGPVLTDTGRIDNTRVPHPDLTAHTPSAAELALAGAVLAATASRTAGPMAYARVDLAPAGDGTPVLMELELIEPNLFLTMTPGGVERFVEVVLGL; encoded by the coding sequence GTGTTGGCTACCGACGGCTTCGGCTGCGCCGAGGACGCGGAACTGCCCGTCCTCGTGGCCGCGCTGCGCGAGCGAGGCGTCGACGCGGTCGCGGTCGACTGGGCCGAGGAGGGCTACGACTGGGCCGCGCCGGACGTCGTCGTCATCCGCTCGACCTGGGACTACTCGGAGCGGCTGCCCGAGTTCCTCACCTGGGTCGACGGAGTGGACGCGGTGACCGCCCTGCACAGCCCTGCCGAGCTGGTGCGCTGGAACAGCGACAAGGTGTACCTCGCGGAGCTCGCGGCCCGGGGAATCCCGACGGTCCCGACCCGCTTCATCGCGCCCGGCGATCCCGTGACGCTGCCGCCGGGCGGTGAGATCGTCGTCAAGCCGTCGGTGTCGGCCGGCTCCCGTGACACGGCCCGGTACACGCCGGCCCAGCGGGAGGCGGCCTCGGCTCACGTCCGGATGTTGCACGGGACCGGGGCGACGGCGATGGTCCAGCCGTACATGGAGCGGATCGTCGACGGGGAACGGGCACTGGTGTTCCTGGGCGGCGAGTTCAGTCACGCGGTCCGCAAGGGCCCCGTGCTCACGGACACCGGCCGCATCGACAACACCCGTGTCCCACACCCCGACCTGACCGCACACACGCCCTCGGCGGCCGAACTCGCCCTGGCCGGCGCTGTGCTCGCCGCGACGGCCTCCCGCACGGCCGGCCCGATGGCCTACGCCCGGGTGGACCTGGCACCGGCCGGGGACGGCACCCCCGTCCTGATGGAGCTGGAACTGATCGAGCCCAACCTGTTCCTGACGATGACCCCGGGCGGCGTGGAACGGTTCGTGGAGGTCGTCCTGGGGTTGTGA